In a genomic window of Salegentibacter salegens:
- the rnc gene encoding ribonuclease III: MGVLRNILNSRSDKGGNFFSVLYKILGFKPKNILHYRKAFTHRSLNIKDEKGNAVSFERLEFLGDAILSAVIASHLFKAVPGGNEGYLTKMRSKVVSRKHLNELGKDLKLIDHVQTNIPKDQFGSNIHGNLFEALIGAIYLDRGYKYCKRFIYERVIDPYVDIEQLEGQVISYKSLFIEWCQKEKREFDFEVYEDTGNDEIKHFAVKLRLDEKVVAKARATSKKKAEEKTAKRAYYALQNKIT, from the coding sequence ATGGGCGTTCTTCGAAATATATTAAATTCCCGTTCTGATAAAGGCGGGAATTTTTTTTCAGTTTTATACAAAATACTGGGGTTTAAGCCTAAAAATATTCTTCACTACCGCAAAGCATTTACCCACCGTTCCCTCAATATTAAAGATGAAAAGGGAAATGCCGTGAGTTTTGAACGTCTTGAGTTCCTTGGTGACGCGATTTTAAGCGCTGTAATTGCATCGCATCTTTTTAAAGCAGTTCCCGGCGGTAACGAAGGTTATCTTACCAAAATGCGCTCTAAAGTGGTTAGCCGAAAGCATTTAAATGAACTTGGAAAAGACCTTAAACTTATAGATCACGTTCAAACCAATATTCCAAAAGATCAATTTGGATCCAATATTCATGGAAATTTATTCGAAGCTTTAATTGGCGCAATATATCTGGATAGAGGTTATAAATATTGCAAGCGTTTTATTTACGAAAGAGTGATAGATCCTTATGTAGATATAGAGCAATTAGAAGGGCAGGTAATAAGCTACAAAAGTTTGTTTATAGAATGGTGCCAAAAAGAAAAGCGTGAGTTTGATTTTGAAGTTTATGAAGATACCGGGAACGACGAGATAAAACATTTTGCCGTAAAATTACGCTTAGATGAGAAGGTGGTGGCAAAAGCAAGAGCAACCTCAAAAAAGAAGGCCGAAGAAAAAACCGCAAAAAGGGCCTATTATGCACTTCAAAATAAAATCACTTAA